From Daucus carota subsp. sativus chromosome 6, DH1 v3.0, whole genome shotgun sequence, the proteins below share one genomic window:
- the LOC108226079 gene encoding probable zinc metallopeptidase EGY3, chloroplastic has protein sequence MNNYEPLLPNKKALFDIPVARTASAYLTSLFLAVAAFVADGSFNGCDNALYIRPQFFFNNPLLSFIQFVIGPYTDDLGNVLPYAVEGVGVPVDPLAFAGLLGMVVTSLNLLPCGRLEGGRIAQSMFGRSTASVLSFTTSLLLGIGGLSGSVLCLAWGLFATFFRGGEEIPAKDEITPLGDDRYAWGLVLFLICFLTLFPNGGGTFSSSFLSAPYFRDGL, from the exons ATGAATAATTATGAGCCTTTGCTGCCAAACAAGAAGGCGCTTTTTGATATTCCTGTCGCAAGAACAGCCAGTGCATATCTAACATCCCTATTTCTTGCAGTTGCAGCTTTTGTGGCTGATGGCAGCTTTAATGGATGCGATAACGCATT GTATATAAGGCCTCAATTTTTCTTCAATAACCCTTTGCTTTCGTTCATCCAATTCGTAATAGGCCCATACACCGATGACCTAGGGAACGTATTACCATATGCAGTTGAAGGTGTGGGTGTCCCTGTTGATCCACTTGCTTTTGCTGGACTCTTAG GAATGGTGGTAACATCATTGAACTTGTTGCCATGTGGAAGACTTGAAGGTGGGCGCATTGCTCAATCCATGTTTGGAAGAAGCACAGCCAGTGTCTTATCTTTCACTACTTCATTACTCCTTGGCATCGGTGGTCTAAGCGGGAGTGTTCTCTGTTTGGCATGGGGACTGTTTGCAACATTCTTCAGAGGCGGAGAAGAAATACCGGCAAAGGATGAGATCACTCCGTTAGGAGATGATCGATATGCTTGGGGGCTCGTACTCTTTCTCATATGTTTTCTTACTCTCTTCCCAAACGGGGGAGGGACATTTTCTAGCTCATTCCTTAGTGCTCCTTATTTCAGGGATGGTTTGTGA
- the LOC108226080 gene encoding probable protein phosphatase 2C 75 — protein sequence MSENCDFPPHSNAFCQCPPDKDRASSEPRLLPLFPVEVPDAHHSGSTTSPLSLPQSPQETIPSQLLSPPIPREPFCGSVCLIGKSQHMEDAISIIPQILGSLIPSAPYHLHFYGVFDGHGGSLVSGFCQAQMHQMVLEVLLTRTSEIQGIATASVDWWDILMTRSFRNMDGLVLRTCPCGELGVNCGNHSTQTQSQYSEFVGSTAAVVLLSDNQIIVANCGDSGVVLANNGNTVPLTHPHKPDRPDEWARIEELGGPISRSTDGRVRIDDHLLTTTRAIGNRHLKKYLIPDPDVTLRTRDSKDEFLIIASAGFWDVVSTHTACHVARGCFRHSHPPYYANADDANGEPHHFDTLVPSMSLMYPSPSATAAAILSRMAGIRGSEDNISVIVVDLMNNRS from the exons ATGTCTGAGAACTGTGATTTTCCACCCCATTCTAACGCTTTCTGTCAATGTCCGCCAGATAAAGATAGAGCCTCATCTGAACCACGTTTGCTGCCTCTATTTCCGGTAGAGGTGCCAGATGCCCATCATTCTGGTTCTACTACTTCCCCTCTTAGTCTGCCTCAATCACCCCAAGAAACAATTCCATCACAATTGTTGTCACCTCCAATCCCAAGGGAACCTTTTTGTGGAAGTGTGTGTCTTATTGGAAAGAGCCAACATATGGAAGATGCCATCTCTATTATTCCCCAGATATTAGGGTCACTAATACCTTCTGCACCATATCATCTGCATTTTTACGGTGTTTTTGACGGACATGGGGGAAGTCTT GTTTCAGGTTTTTGTCAGGCTCAAATGCATCAAATGGTGCTAGAAGTACTTCTGACACGAACATCTGAAATACAGGGAATAGCAACTGCGTCCGTAGACTGGTGGGACATACTAATGACGAGGAGCTTTAGAAATATGGATGGGTTGGTACTTAGGACTTGCCCTTGTGGGGAACTTGGGGTTAACTGTGGAAACCATTCCACACAAACACAGTCACAATATTCTGAGTTTGTCGGATCAACAGCTGCAGTGGTGCTTCTGTCAGATAATCAGATTATAGTAGCTAATTGCGGAGACTCGGGTGTTGTTCTGGCTAACAATGGAAATACTGTTCCACTCACCCATCCTCATAAg CCTGACCGTCCGGACGAATGGGCAAGGATTGAAGAACTTGGAGGACCAATAAGTAGATCTACTGATGGGAGAGTCAGAATCGATGATCATTTGCTAACCACCACTCGCGCAATTG GAAATAGGCATCTAAAAAAGTATCTCATTCCGGACCCGGACGTTACCTTGAGAACGAGGGATTCTAAAGATGAGTTCTTAATCATTGCTAGTGCTGGGTTCTGGGATGTGGTTTCAACCCACACAGCTTGTCATGTGGCCAGGGGTTGTTTCCGCCACTCCCATCCACCTTACTATGCTAATGCCGACGATGCAAATGGTGAGCCTCATCATTTTGACACTTTAGTACCATCTATGTCCTTGATGTATCCATCACCAAGTGCAACAGCAGCCGCAATACTTTCCCGTATGGCTGGTATACGAGGAAGTGAAGATAATATAAGCGTTATTGTTGTTGATCTCATGAACAATAGGTCTTGA
- the LOC108224232 gene encoding probable zinc metallopeptidase EGY3, chloroplastic, whose protein sequence is MATLFTSSCTCSTPTQKNHFSYSFSKKTHSSTFPSKAQVKRFNFAVKYERTEDSDSPISSSSSAVISKDEENKDAHEKDLSGDGESEVEVEEQQEMDWKTDEEFKKFMGNPSIEAAIKLEKKRADRKLKELDRENADNPVVGLLKKLAIDSLSRQKERLEKAEEAFKALDLNKLKDCFGFNTFFARDVRRFGDGGIFIGNLRKPVEEVIPVLEQKLSEAAGREVVIWLMEEKTDDITKQVCMVQPKAEIDLQFESTRLSTPWGYISSVLLGVTTFGTIALMSGFFLKPDATFNDYLADVVPLFGGFLTILGVSEIATRITAARCGVKLSPSFLVPSNWTGCLGVMNNYESLLPNKKALFDIPVARTASAYLTSLLLAVAAFVADGSFNGGDNALYIRPQFFFNNPLLSFIQFVIGPYTDDLGNVLPYAVEGVGVPVDPLAFAGLLGMVVTSLNLLPCGRLEGGRIAQSMFGRSTASVLSFTTSLLLGIGGLSGSVLCLAWGLFATFFRGGEEIPAKDEITPLGDDRYAWGLVLFLICFLTLFPNGGGTFSSSFLSAPYFRDGL, encoded by the exons ATGGCTACTCTTTTCACCAGTTCATGCACTTGTTCTACACCAACCCAAAAGAACCACTTTTCTTATTCATTTTCCAAGAAGACCCACTCATCTACATTTCCCTCCAAAGCCCAAGTTAAAAGATTCAATTTTGCGGTGAAATATGAAAGAACAGAGGACTCTGATTCTCCTATTTCCTCATCATCTTCTGCTGTGATTTCGAAAGACGAAGAAAACAAAGATGCTCATGAGAAAGATTTGTCTGGGGATGGAGAGAGTGAAGTGGAGGTTGAGGAACAACAAGAAATGGATTGGAAAACGGACGAGGAGTTCAAGAAATTTATGGGGAATCCTTCGATTGAGGCAGCTATAAAGTTGGAGAAGAAAAGGGCTGATAGGAAGCTTAAAGAACTTGATAGAGAAAATGCTGATAATCCTGTTGTGGGGTTATTGAAGAAACTGGCTATTGACAGTTTGTCTAGGCAGAAAGAGAGGCTGGAGAAAGCTGAGGAGGCTTTTAAGGCTCTTGATCTTAATAAG TTAAAGGACTGTTTTGGATTCAATACATTTTTCGCTAGGGATGTGAGGAGATTTGGGGATGGAGGAATTTTTATCGGAAATCTAAGGAAACCTGTTGAAGAAGTTATTCCAGTATTGGAGCAAAAGCTATCTGAAGCTGCTGGGAGGGAGGTTGTAATCTGGCTTATGGAGGAAAAAACTGATGACATTACCAAACAG GTTTGCATGGTACAACCAAAAGCGGAAATTGACCTCCAGTTTGAGTCGACCAGGCTGAGCACTCCTTGGGGCTATATAAGTTCTGTACTTTTAGGTGTCACAACGTTTGGAACAATAGCCTTGATGAGTGGCTTCTTTCTTAAACCTGATGCTACATTCAACGACTACCTAGCTGATGTTGTTCCTCTCTTCGGTGGCTTCCTAACAATTCTGGGAGTTTCAGAG ATAGCCACAAGGATAACCGCAGCACGTTGTGGTGTTAAATTGAGCCCGTCCTTTTTAGTGCCCTCCAATTGGACTGGATGCTTGGGAGTGATGAATAATTACGAGTCTTTGCTGCCAAACAAGAAGGCTCTTTTTGATATTCCTGTCGCAAGAACAGCCAGTGCATATCTAACATCCCTATTACTTGCAGTTGCCGCTTTTGTGGCTGATGGCAGCTTTAATGGAGGCGATAACGCATT GTATATAAGGCCTCAATTTTTCTTCAATAACCCTTTGCTTTCGTTCATCCAATTCGTAATAGGCCCATACACCGATGACCTAGGGAACGTATTACCATATGCAGTTGAAGGTGTGGGAGTCCCTGTTGATCCACTTGCTTTTGCTGGACTCTTAG GAATGGTGGTAACATCATTGAACTTGTTGCCATGTGGAAGACTCGAAGGTGGGCGCATTGCTCAATCCATGTTCGGAAGAAGCACAGCCAGTGTCTTATCTTTCACGACTTCATTACTCCTTGGCATCGGTGGTCTAAGCGGGAGTGTCCTCTGTTTGGCATGGGGACTGTTTGCAACATTCTTCAGAGGCGGAGAAGAAATCCCGGCAAAGGATGAGATCACTCCGTTGGGAGATGATCGATATGCTTGGGGGCTCGTACTCTTTCTCATATGTTTTCTTACTCTCTTTCCAAACGGGGGAGGGACATTTTCTAGCTCATTCCTTAGTGCTCCTTATTTCAGGGATGGTTTGTGA
- the LOC108224571 gene encoding F-box protein SKIP22 yields the protein MKLRLRSIETNQTLKLEIPNSSSLLDLKQALCLQINSSSDAIHLSLNRKEELLGESSQQTLQSLGVISGDLLFFSVNSSFSSDPTRPSSENIQDSVNFSVVESDRVDNMKDESVNLNTHEGNCVNLDGDEKLVDSETLGKLDDKNEGDLDSGDTRMGENAEFMEIDDEGLYFDVGKSLSVPGFLRKVFTEELGNDGGDHHKLLVIAVHAVLLESGFVCYDHVTNLVIKGFKFPEKWPSSAFVMSMRYTLPEIVTRDGFKVDGVKTVVLKFQSLGKFFKVYGSLSMGSGTHCVCINEDQLVPFLNLIWANCGSVSETNVNGGVLFTDPAREVFAFWRTVKDKLALPLLIDLCEKAGLELPPCFSRLPTDLKLQILACLPGVDVAKVGCTCSELRYLSSSDDLWKQKFVEQYGDAEPSEGEALWKEKFAKASEKRKRRRIAASTSLMRRDRHPFPGVIPGPFPGQFPGSFPGQFPGSFPGRIPGILGGDHDMLPASIFRPLLLPERGNPRFRNLLPHCNMGELG from the coding sequence ATGAAGCTGAGGCTCAGATCAATTGAAACAAATCAAACCCTTAAACTTGAAATCCCCAATTCTTCTTCTCTTTTAGATCTTAAACAAGCCCTTTGTTTGCAGATCAATTCATCTTCTGATGCAATACATCTCTCTTTAAATCGTAAAGAAGAGCTTCTTGGGGAATCTTCCCAACAAACCCTTCAATCCCTTGGAGTTATATCAGGTGATCTCCTCTTTTTTTCTGTTAATTCAAGTTTTTCTTCTGACCCGACCCGACCCAGTAGTGAAAATATTCAAGATTCCGTTAATTTTTCGGTTGTAGAGTCTGATAGGGTTGATAATATGAAAGATGAAAGTGTTAATTTGAATACCCATGAAGGGAATTGTGTTAATTTGGATGGTGATGAAAAGCTTGTTGATTCAGAAACCCTAggaaaattagatgataagaaTGAGGGAGATTTGGATTCGGGGGATACCCGGATGGGGGAAAATGCGGAGTTTATGGAAATTGATGATGAGGGGCTTTATTTTGATGTTGGGAAGTCATTGTCTGTTCCGGGTTTTTTGAGGAAAGTGTTTACAGAGGAATTAGGAAATGATGGTGGTGATCATCATAAGTTATTGGTGATTGCAGTTCATGCAGTTTTATTGGAGTCTGGATTTGTTTGTTATGATCATGTTACCAATTTGGTGATTAAGGGTTTTAAATTTCCTGAGAAGTGGCCGTCTTCTGCGTTTGTGATGTCTATGAGGTACACTTTGCCTGAGATTGTGACTCGTGATGGTTTTAAAGTTGATGGAGTTAAGACAGTTGTATTGAAGTTTCAGAGCTTGGGAAAATTCTTTAAGGTTTATGGATCACTTTCTATGGGTTCTGGGACGCATTGTGTGTGCATCAATGAAGATCAGTTAGTGCCGTTCTTGAATCTTATATGGGCGAATTGTGGGTCTGTGAGTGAAACTAATGTGAACGGTGGAGTTCTCTTTACTGACCCTGCTCGTGAAGTTTTTGCATTTTGGAGAACTGTGAAGGATAAACTTGCGTTGCCCCTATTGATTGATTTGTGTGAGAAGGCTGGTTTGGAACTTCCACCATGCTTCAGCCGACTTCCAACTGATCTTAAGCTTCAGATATTGGCATGTCTCCCTGGTGTGGATGTAGCAAAGGTTGGATGTACATGTTCTGAGTTAAGGTACTTAAGCTCAAGTGATGATTTGTGGAAGCAGAAGTTTGTGGAACAATATGGAGATGCCGAACCATCTGAGGGAGAGGCCCTTTGGAAAGAGAAGTTTGCCAAGGCTTCCGAGAAGCGAAAAAGGAGGAGAATAGCTGCTAGTACTTCTTTAATGAGGAGGGATCGTCATCCCTTCCCAGGTGTGATCCCTGGTCCGTTTCCAGGACAGTTTCCTGGTTCATTTCCGGGACAATTTCCAGGTTCGTTTCCGGGTCGAATCCCTGGCATTCTTGGTGGAGATCATGACATGTTACCTGCCAGTATCTTTAGGCCCCTGCTTCTACCTGAGCGAGGAAATCCTAGGTTTAGGAATTTGTTGCCCCACTGTAATATGGGAGAACTTGGTTGA